In Scatophagus argus isolate fScaArg1 chromosome 5, fScaArg1.pri, whole genome shotgun sequence, a genomic segment contains:
- the LOC124059195 gene encoding extracellular calcium-sensing receptor-like — translation MGAFFETYLLFCLDLILLLLSSSFFLSKSSSLSPSCKLWRQFHLNGLQKAGDVILGGLIEVHYTSVFPEWTFTSEPRQPTCTGFDTQGFRHAMALVFAIDEINKNSNLLPNVTLGYNLYDNCGALVIGFRAALVLASGQEEQFLLQENCLGTPPVLGIVGDSYSTFSIASSNVLGLFRLPMVSHFATCSCLSDRKKFPSFFRTIPSDAFQVRAMIQILKHFGWTWVGLLISDDDYGLHVARSFQSDLAQSGGGCLAYSEVLPWGNDPAELRRIVNVMKTSTARVVMVFAHEIHIYQLMEEVVRQNVTGLQWMASEAWTSVDVLQTPNFMPYLGGTLGIAIRRGEIAGFREFLLRIHPNEHNNNYGNSIVNQFWEDIFQCKFPPAPAGWVEGAGAICTGQEDLHSVESELFDVSNLRPEYNVYKAVYALAYALDDMLRCIPGRGPFSGHSCASLQRMEPWQLVYYLDKVNFTTPFGDQVSFDDNGDALPIYDVMNWLWLPDGTTKIQNVGEIKESAKGEELTLDEDKIFWNFKSKKPPRSICSESCPPGTRMARKKGEPVCCFDCIPCSEGKISNETDSMECTSCPEDFWSNTLHEQCVPKKTEFLSYHEPLGICLTAASLLGAFTCAVVLGIFTYHRSTPMVRANNSELSFLLLVSLKLCFLCSLLFIGRPRLWTCQLRHAAFGISFVLCVSCILVKTMVVLAVFKASKPGGGASLKWFGAMQQRGTVMVLTSVQAAICTAWLVSASPTPHKNTQYHNDKIVYECVVGSTIGFGVLLGYIGLLAILSFLLAFLARNLPDNFNEAKLITFSMLIFCAVWVAFVPAYVNSPGKYADAVEVFAILASSFGILVALFGPKCYIILLRPERNTKKAIMGRGTSKT, via the exons ATGGGAGCATTTTTCGAGACATATTTACTCTTTTGTCTCGACCTGATTTTGCTTTtactctcttcttcttttttcctctctaagTCTTCATCTCTTTCCCCATCTTGTAAATTATGGAGGCAGTTTCATCTCAATGGGTTGCAAAAGGCTGGGGATGTGATTTTAGGTGGGCTGATTGAGGTTCATTACACCTCAGTCTTCCCTGAGTGGACATTCACTTCAGAGCCACGTCAGCCCACCTGCACAGG ctttGACACTCAAGGGTTCAGGCATGCCATGGCACTGGTATTTGCTATTGATGAGATCAACAAAAACTCCAATCTCCTACCAAATGTGACTCTGGGATACAATCTTTATGATAACTGTGGTGCACTTGTAATTGGATTTCGTGCAGCCCTGGTGCTGGCCAGTGGTCAAGAGGAGCAGTTTCTGCTCCAGGAGAACTGTTTGGGGACGCCTCCGGTCCTGGGGATTGTGGGTGATTCATACTCAACATTTTCTATTGCCAGCTCCAATGTGTTAGGTTTATTCAGATTGCCTATG GTGAGTCATTTTGCTACATGTTCCTGTCTGAGTGATCGGAAAAAGTTTCCATCCTTCTTTAGAACAATCCCAAGTGATGCTTTCCAG GTACGTGCTATGATTCAGATTCtaaaacactttggctggacttgggtAGGCCTGCTGATCAGTGACGACGACTACGGACTACATGTTGCCCGATCCTTTCAATCAGATTTGGCTCAGTCAGGTGGAGGTTGTCTGGCCTACTCAGAGGTTTTGCCCTGGGGAAATGATCCAGCTGAACTTAGGAGGATTGTGAATGTGATGAAGACATCAACGGCTCGTGTGGTCATGGTGTTCGCACATGAAATCCACATTTATCAATTAATGGAAGAG GTGGTGAGGCAGAATGTGACCGGCCTTCAGTGGATGGCCAGTGAAGCTTGGACATCTGTTGATGTACTCCAGACGCCCAACTTCATGCCGTACCTGGGCGGCACGCTGGGCATTGCCATCCGCCGAGGAGAAATAGCAGGGTTCAGGGAATTCCTCTTAAGAATACACCCCAACgaacacaacaacaactatGGAAATAGTATA GTAAATCAGTTTTGGGAGGACATATTTCAGTGCAAATTCCCACCAGCTCCTGCAGGTTGGGTGGAAGGTGCGGGAGCAATATGCACTGGACAGGAGGATCTACACAGTGTGGAGAGTGAGTTGTTTGATGTCTCAAACCTCAGGCCAGAGTACAATGTGTACAAGGCTGTGTATGCACTGGCATATGCCCTTGATGACATGCTACGTTGTATTCCTGGGAGAGGGCCTTTCAGCGGGCACAGCTGTGCGAGTTTGCAAAGAATGGAGCCATGGCAG CTGGTGTATTATTTGGATAAAGTAAACTTCACCACACCTTTTGGGGATCAAGTGTCATTTGATGATAATGGAGATGCCTTACCGATCTATGACGTCATGAACTGGCTGTGGCTTCCTGATGGAACAACAAAGATTCAGAATGTGGGTGAGATTAAAGAGTCAGCCAAAGGTGAAGAGCTCACACTTGATGAAGACAAAATTTTCTGGAACTTCAAATCTAAAAAG CCACCCCGGTCAATTTGCAGTGAGAGTTGCCCTCCAGGTACCCGCATGGCCAGAAAGAAAGGGGaacctgtgtgctgctttgactgcatcccTTGTTCTGAGGGAAAGATCAGCAATGAGACTG aCTCCATGGAGTGCACCAGTTGTCCAGAGGACTTCTGGTCCAACACCCTGCATGAGCAATGTGTTCCTAAGAAAACAGAGTTCCTCTCCTACCATGAGCCTCTGGGTATCTGCTTGACTGCTGCCTCATTGCTGGGAGCATTTACCTGTGCTGTTGTCCTGGGCATCTTCACATATCATCGTAGTACACCCATGGTACGAGCCAACAATTCAGAACTGAGTTTCCTGCTCTTGGTATCACTTAAGTTATGTTTCCTGTGCTCACTCCTGTTTATTGGTCGTCCCAGACTGTGGACATGCCAGCTGAGACACgcagcatttgggatcagctttgtgctttgtgtctctTGTATTTTGGTAAAAACCATGGTGGTTCTGGCTGTGTTCAAGGCCTCCAagccaggaggtggagccagtctgaagtggtttggtgctatgcagcagagagggacagtgaTGGTTCTTACTTCTGTTCAGGCAGCAATCTGCACAGCTTGGCTTGTGTCTGCCTCACCAACTCCTCATAAAAACACTCAATACCACAATGACAAAATAGTTTATGAATGTGTAGTTGGGTCTACGATTGGTTTTGGAGTTTTACTTGGCTACATTGGTTTACTGGCCATCCTCAGTTTCCTGTTAGCATTTCTGGCAAGAAATCTCCCAGACAATTTCAATGAGGCCAAGCTCATTactttcagcatgctgatcttctgtgctgtgtgggtggcctTTGTCCCTGCTTATGTCAACTCTCCAGGTAaatatgcagatgcagtggaggtatttgccatcctggcctccagttttggtATCTTGGTAGCACTGTTTGGacccaaatgttacataatcctgctgagaccagagaggaacacaaagaaagccaTCATGGGTCGAGGCACCTCTAAGACATAA
- the LOC124059396 gene encoding extracellular calcium-sensing receptor-like translates to MGALRDSFLFLHAYLILTFLLSSFFLSVQSSLFTTCKLRKQFYLNGMHKPGDVILGGLFQVHYTSPFSELTFTSEPKQLSCQGFDPPGFRHAMTMAFAIDEINKNSNLLPNVTLGYSLYDNCATLVIGFSAALSLSSGQEEQFLLQENCLGTPPVLGIVGDSFSTFSIAISDVIGLFKLPIVSYFATCSCLSDRQRFPSFFRTIPSDAFQVRAMIQILKRFGWTWAGLLVSDDDYGLHVARSFQSDLAQSGGGCLAYTEILPWGENPAELKRIVEVIKKSTARVVIVFAHQIHMIQLMAEVIKQNVTGLQWMASEAWTAAFVLHTPQLMPYLGGTLGIAIRRGEIQGLKDFLLRIRPDLHDENNNGNSMVRQFWEYTFQCRFASPPAGWVDAGGALCTGQESLESVETKFLDLSNLRPEYNIYKAVYALAYALDDMLRCVPGRGPFRGHSCATLQSLQPWQLMHYLEKVNFTTSFGDQVTFDENGDALPIYDIMNWLWLPDGTTKLQNVGEVKESAFKGEELTIDADKIFWNFDSKQPPQSECSESCPPGTRMARKKGQPVCCFDCVPCSEGKISNETDSMECTSCPEDFWSSPERDHCVPKKAEFLSYHEPLGICLTAASLLGTFFCAVVLGIFTYHRTTPMVRANNSELSFLLLVSLKLCFLCSLLFIGRPRLWTCQLRHAAFGISFVLCVSCILVKTMVVLAVFKASKPGGGASLKWFGAMQQRGTVMVLTSIQAAICTAWLVSASPVPHKNTQYHNDKIVYECVVGSTIGFGVLLGYIGLLAILSFLLAFLARNLPDNFNEAKLITFSMLIFCAVWVAFVPAYVNSPGKYADAVEVFAILASSFGILVALFGPKCYIILLRPERNTKKAIMGRATSKT, encoded by the exons ATGGGTGCACTTCGAGACTCATTCTTGTTCTTGCATGCCTATCTGATCTTGACTTTTTtgctctcttcctttttcctgtcagtTCAATCCTCTCTTTTCACAACTTGTAAATTACGGAAACAGTTTTATCTGAATGGGATGCACAAGCCTGGTGATGTGATTTTGGGTGGGTTGTTTCAAGTCCACTACACCTCTCCTTTCTCTGAATTGACATTCACCTCAGAGCCAAAGCAGCTCAGCTGCCAAGG CTTTGACCCTCCAGGATTCAGACATGCCATGACTATGGCCTTTGCTATTGATGAGATCAACAAAAACTCAAATCTCCTACCTAATGTGACTCTGGGATACAGTCTTTATGACAACTGTGCCACCCTTGTAATTGGATTCAGTGCTGCATTGTCATTGAGCAGCGGTCAAGAGGAGCAGTTCCTACTTCAGGAGAACTGTTTAGGGACCCCTCCAGTCCTGGGGATTGTTGGTGATTCCTTCTCGACATTTTCTATTGCCATCTCTGATGTAATAGGTTTATTCAAATTGCCCATT GTGAGTTATTTTGCCACATGCTCCTGCCTGAGTGATCGACAAAGGTTTCCATCCTTCTTTAGAACAATACCAAGTGATGCTTTCCAG GTACGTGCCATGATACAGATTTTAAAACGCTTTGGCTGGACCTGGGCAGGTCTGCTGGTCAGTGATGATGACTATGGACTTCATGTTGCCCGATCCTTTCAGTCAGACTTGGCTCAGTCAGGTGGAGGTTGTCTGGCCTACACAGAGATTTTGCCCTGGGGTGAAAACCCAGCTGAACTAAAGAGGATTGTGGAAGTGATAAAGAAATCCACAGCTCGTGTGGTCATTGTGTTTGCCCATCAGATCCACATGATTCAACTCATGGCAGAG GTGATAAAGCAGAATGTGACAGGCCTGCAGTGGATGGCCAGTGAAGCCTGGACAGCAGCTTTTGTGCTCCATACCCCTCAGCTCATGCCTTACCTGGGGGGCACACTAGGAATCGCCATCCGTCGAGGAGAAATACAAGGCCTTAAGGATTTTCTACTGAGAATACGTCCCGACCTGCATGACGAAAATAACAATGGCAATAGCATG GTGAGGCAGTTTTGGGaatacacatttcagtgtagaTTTGCTTCACCTCCAGCAGGTTGGGTAGATGCTGGGGGAGCATTGTGCACTGGACAGGAGAGTCTAGAGAGTGTGGAGACCAAGTTTTTGGATCTTTCAAACCTCAGGCCTGAGTACAATATTTACAAGGCTGTGTATGCACTGGCATATGCACTGGATGACATGCTGCGCTGTGTGCCAGGCAGAGGGCCTTTCAGAGGACACAGCTGTGCCACTCTGCAAAGTCTACAACCATGGCAG CTGATGCATTACTTGGaaaaggtcaacttcaccaCATCATTTGGTGATCAAGTGACATTTGATGAGAATGGTGATGCCTTACCAATATATGATATTATGAACTGGCTGTGGCTTCCTGATGGAACAACAAAACTTCAGAATGTGGGTGAGGTTAAGGAGTCAGCCTTCAAAGGTGAAGAACTCACAATTGATGCAGACAAAATCTTCTGGAACTTTGATTCGAAACAG CCACCCCAGTCTGagtgcagtgagagctgtcctccaggtaCCCGCATGGCCAGAAAAAAGGGCCagcctgtgtgctgctttgactgtgTCCCTTGTTCTGAGGGAAAGATCAGCAATGAAACAG ACTCCATGGAGTGCACCAGTTGTCCAGAGGACTTCTGGTCCAGCCCTGAGCGTGACCACTGTGTACCCAAGAAAGCGGAGTTTCTCTCCTATCATGAGCCTCTTGGTATCTGCTTGACAGCTGCCTCATTGCTGggaacatttttctgtgctgttgtccTGGGCATCTTTACCTACCATCGCACGACACCCATGGTACGAGCCAACAATTCAGAACTGAGTTTTCTGCTCTTGGTATCGCTTAAGTTATGTTTCCTGTGCTCGCTCCTGTTTATCGGTCGTCCCAGGCTGTGGACATGCCAgctgagacatgcagcatttgggatcagctttgtgctttgtgtctctTGTATTTTGGTAAAAACCATGGTGGTTCTGGCTGTGTTCAAGGCCTCCAagccaggaggtggagccagtctgaagtggtttggtgctatgcagcagagagggacagtcaTGGTTCTTACTTCTATTCAGGCAGCAATCTGCACAGCTTGGCTTGTGTCTGCCTCACCAGTTCCTCATAAAAACACTCAATACCACAATGACAAAATAGTTTATGAATGTGTAGTTGGGTCTACGATTGGTTTTGGAGTTTTACTTGGCTACATTGGTTTACTGGCCATCCTCAGTTTCCTGTTAGCATTTCTGGCAAGAAATCTCCCAGACAATTTCAATGAGGCCAAGctcatcactttcagcatgctgatcttctgtgctgtgtgggtggcctTTGTCCCTGCTTATGTCAACTCTCCAGGCAaatatgcagatgcagtggaggtatttgccatcctggcctccagttttggtATCTTGGTAGCACTGTTTGGacccaaatgttacataatcctgctgagaccagagaggaacacaaagaaagccaTCATGGGTCGAGCCACCTCTAAGACATAA
- the LOC124059395 gene encoding extracellular calcium-sensing receptor-like has protein sequence MGALRDSFLFLHAYLILTFLLSSFFLSVQSSHFTTCKLRKQFYLNGMHKPGDVILGGLFEVHYTSLFPELTFTSEPKQLSCQGFDPPGFRHAMTMAFAIDEINKNSNLLPNVTLGYSLYDNCATLVIGFSAALSLSSGQEEQFLLQENCLGTPPVLGIVGDSFSTFSIATSDVIGLFKLPIVSYFATCSCLSDRQRFPSFFRTIPSDAFQVRAMIQILKRFGWTWAGLLVSDDDYGLHVARSFQSDLAQSGGGCLAYTEILPWGENPAELKRIVEVIKKSTARVVIVFAHQIHMIQLMAEVIKQNVTGLQWMASEAWTAASVLQTPQLMPYLGGTLGIAIRRGEIPGLKDFLLRIRPDLHDENNNGNSMVRQFWEYTFQCRFASPPAGWVDAGRALCTGQESLESVETEFLDVSNLRPEYNIYKAVYALAYALDDMLRCVPGRGPFRGHSCATLQSLQPWQLMHYLEKVNFTTSFGDQVTFDENGDALPIYDIMNWLWLPDGTTKLQNVGEVKKSAFKGEELRIDADKIFWNFDSKQPPQSECSESCPPGTRMARKKGQPVCCFDCVPCSEGKISNETDSMECTSCPEDFWSSPERDNCVPKKAEFLSYHEPLGICLTAASLLGTFICAVVLGIFTYHRTTPMVRANNSELSFLLLVSLKLCFLCSLLFIGRPRLWTCQLRHAAFGISFVLCVSCILVKTMVVLAVFKASKPGGGASLKWFGAMQQRGTVMVLTSVQAAICIAWLVSASPAPHKNTQYYNYKIVYECVVGSTIGFAVLLGYIGLLAILSFHLAFLARNLPDNFNEAKLITFSMLIFCAVWVAFVPAYVNSPGKYADAVEVFAILASSFGLLVALFGPKCYIILLRPERNTKKAIMGRGTSKP, from the exons ATGGGTGCACTTCGAGACTCATTCTTGTTCTTGCATGCCTATCTGATCTTGACTTTTTtgctctcttcctttttcctgtcagtTCAATCCTCTCATTTTACAACTTGTAAATTACGGAAACAGTTTTATCTGAATGGGATGCACAAGCCTGGTGATGTGATTTTGGGTGGGTTGTTTGAAGTCCACTACACCTCTCTTTTCCCTGAATTGACATTCACCTCAGAGCCAAAGCAGCTCAGCTGCCAAGG CTTTGACCCTCCAGGATTCAGACATGCCATGACTATGGCCTTTGCTATTGATGAGATCAACAAAAACTCAAATCTCCTACCTAATGTGACTCTGGGATACAGTCTTTATGACAACTGTGCCACCCTTGTAATTGGATTCAGTGCTGCATTGTCATTGAGCAGCGGTCAAGAGGAGCAGTTCCTACTTCAGGAGAACTGTTTAGGGACCCCTCCAGTCCTGGGGATTGTTGGTGATTCCTTCTCGACATTTTCTATTGCCACCTCTGATGTAATAGGTTTATTCAAATTGCCCATT GTGAGTTATTTTGCCACATGCTCCTGCCTGAGTGATCGACAAAGGTTTCCATCCTTCTTTAGAACAATACCAAGTGATGCTTTCCAG GTACGTGCCATGATACAGATTTTAAAACGCTTTGGCTGGACCTGGGCAGGTCTGCTGGTCAGTGATGATGACTATGGACTTCATGTTGCCCGATCCTTTCAGTCAGACTTGGCTCAGTCAGGTGGAGGTTGTCTGGCCTACACAGAGATTTTGCCCTGGGGTGAAAACCCAGCTGAACTAAAGAGGATTGTGGAAGTGATAAAGAAATCCACAGCTCGTGTGGTCATTGTGTTTGCCCATCAGATCCACATGATTCAACTCATGGCAGAG GTGATAAAGCAGAATGTGACAGGCCTGCAGTGGATGGCCAGTGAAGCCTGGACAGCAGCTTCTGTGCTCCAGACCCCTCAGCTCATGCCTTACCTGGGGGGCACACTAGGAATCGCCATCCGCCGAGGAGAAATACCAGGCCTTAAGGATTTTCTACTGAGAATACGTCCCGACCTGCATGACGAAAATAACAATGGCAATAGCATG GTGAGGCAGTTTTGGGaatacacatttcagtgtagaTTTGCTTCACCTCCAGCAGGTTGGGTAGATGCTGGGAGAGCATTGTGCACTGGACAGGAGAGTCTAGAGAGTGTGGAGACCGAGTTTTTGGATGTTTCAAACCTCAGGCCTGAGTACAATATTTACAAGGCTGTGTATGCACTGGCATATGCACTGGATGACATGCTGCGCTGTGTGCCAGGCAGAGGGCCTTTCAGAGGACACAGCTGTGCCACTCTGCAAAGTCTACAACCATGGCAG CTGATGCATTACTTGGaaaaggtcaacttcaccaCATCATTTGGTGATCAAGTGACATTTGATGAGAATGGTGATGCCTTACCAATATATGATATCATGAACTGGCTGTGGCTCCCTGATGGAACAACTAAACTTCAGAATGTGGGTGAGGTTAAGAAGTCAGCCTTCAAAGGTGAAGAACTCAGAATTGATGCAGACAAAATCTTCTGGAACTTTGATTCGAAACAG CCACCCCAGTCTGagtgcagtgagagctgtcctccaggtaCCCGCATGGCCAGAAAAAAGGGCCagcctgtgtgctgctttgactgtgTCCCTTGTTCTGAGGGAAAGATCAGCAATGAAACAG ACTCCATGGAGTGCACCAGTTGTCCAGAGGACTTCTGGTCCAGCCCTGAGCGTGACAACTGTGTACCCAAGAAAGCGGAGTTTCTCTCCTATCATGAGCCTCTTGGTATCTGCTTGACTGCTGCCTCATTGCTGGGAACATTTATCTGTGCTGTTGTCCTGGGCATCTTTACCTACCATCGCACGACACCCATGGTACGAGCCAACAATTCAGAACTGAGTTTTCTGCTCTTGGTATCGCTTAAGTTATGTTTCCTGTGCTCGCTCCTGTTTATCGGTCGTCCCAGGCTGTGGACATGCCAgctgagacatgcagcatttgggataagctttgtgctttgtgtctctTGTATTTTGGTAAAAACCATGGTGGTTCTGGCTGTGTTCAAGGCCTCCAagccaggaggtggagccagtctgaagtggtttggtgctatgcagcagagagggacagtcaTGGTTCTTACTTCTGTTCAGGCAGCAATCTGCATTGCTTGGCTTGTATCTGCCTCACCAGCTCCTCACAAAAACACTCAGTACTATAATTACAAGATAGTTTATGAGTGTGTAGTTGGGTCTACAATTGGTTTTGCAGTGTTACTGGGCTATATTGGCTTACTGGCCATCCTCAGCTTCCATCTGGCATTTCTTGCAAGGAATCTCCCAGACAACTTTAATGAGGCCAAGCTCATCACCTTCAGCatgctgatcttctgtgctgtgtgggtggcctTTGTCCCTGCTTATGTCAACTCTCCAGGCAaatatgcagatgcagtggaggtatttgccatcctggcctccagttttggccTCCTGGTAGCACTGTTTGGacccaaatgttacataattctgctgaggccagagaggaacacaaagaaagctaTCATGGGCAGAGGAACCTCCAAGCCATAA
- the LOC124059199 gene encoding extracellular calcium-sensing receptor-like has translation MYDAQPPLLPFSLNGIHKPGDVVLGGLFEVHYTSIFPELTFISEPHQPTCQGVDPPGFRHAMTMAFTIDEINKNSNLLPNVTLGYNLYDNCATLGIGFSAALSLASGREEQFVLQENCLGTPPVIGIVRAMIQILKHFGWTWVGLLVSDDDYGLHAARSFQSDLAQSGGGCLAYFEVLPWGNNPKEYERIVDVMTKSTARVVVVFALKMHMIQLMEEVVKQNVTGLQWIASEAWTLVDGLHTPTFMPYLGGTLGIAVRHGKIPGLGDFLLRIKPDKHHNSDYEKSLCKFLPPPAGWVESGGTLCTGQEDLKNVQTEFLDTSELRPEYNVYKAVYALAYALDDMLHCVPGRGPFNGHSCATLQRLEPWQLMYYLEKVNFTTSFGDQVSFDENGDALPIYDIMNWLWLPDGRTQVRNVGEVKKSVSTGEELIIDEDKIFWNIELKEPPRSVCSESCTPGTRVARKKGQPACCFDCIPCSEGKISNQTDSMECTSCPEDFWSSPQHDHCVPKKTEFLSYHEPLGICLTTASLLGTCICAVVLGIFTYHRSTPMVRANNSELSFLLLVSLKLCFLCSLLFIGRPRLWTCQLRHAAFGISFVLCVSCILVKTMVVLAVFKASKPGGGASLKWFGAMQQRGTVMVLTSVQAAICTAWLVSASPTPHKNTHYHNDKIVYECVVGSTIGFGVLLGYIGLLAILSFLLAFLARNLPDNFNEAKLITFSMLIFCAVWVAFVPAYVNSPGKYADAVEVFAILASSFGLLVALFGPKCYIILLRPERNTKKAIMGRGTSKS, from the exons ATGTATGATGCCCAGCCTCCTCTGCTGCCC TTTAGTCTTAATGGCATACACAAGCCTGGTGATGTGGTTCTGGGTGGGCTGTTTGAAGTCCACTACACTTCGATCTTCCCTGAGCTGACGTTCATCTCGGAGCCGCATCAGCCCACCTGCCAAGG TGTTGACCCTCCAGGGTTCAGGCATGCCATGACCATGGCCTTTACTATTGATGAGATCAACAAAAACTCAAATCTGTTACCTAATGTGACCCTGGGATACAATCTTTATGACAACTGTGCTACACTTGGCATTGGGTTCAGTGCTGCATTGTCATTGGCAAGTGGTCGAGAAGAGCAGTTTGTGCTTCAGGAGAACTGTTTGGGGACCCCTCCTGTTATAGGAATT GTACGTGCTATGATTCAGATCCtaaaacactttggctggacttgggtGGGTTTGTTGGTCAGTGATGACGACTACGGACTTCATGCTGCCCGATCCTTTCAATCTGACCTGGCTCAATCTGGTGGAGGTTGTCTGGCCTACTTCGAGGTTTTGCCTTGGGGCAACAATCCAAAAGAATATGAGAGGATTGTGGATGTGATGACAAAATCTACAGCTCGTGTAGTTGTTGTGTTTGCACTTAAGATGCACATGATTCAACTTATGGAAGAG GTGGTGAAGCAGAATGTGACTGGCCTACAGTGGATTGCCAGTGAAGCTTGGACTTTGGTTGACGGACTTCATACACCTACCTTCATGCCGTACCTTGGTGGCACACTAGGCATTGCTGTCCGTCATGGAAAAATACCAGGACTTGGTGACTTCCTGCTGAGAATTAAGCCTGACAAGCACCACAACAGTGACTATGAAAAGAGCCTG TGTAAATTTCTACCGCCTCCAGCAGGCTGGGTGGAAAGTGGGGGAACATTATGCACTGGGCAGGAAGACCTAAAGAATGTTCAGACTGAGTTTTTGGACACATCAGAACTCAGGCCAGAGTACAATGTTTACAAGGCTGTGTATGCGCTGGCATATGCACTGGATGACATGCTGCATTGTGTGCCAGGGAGAGGACCTTTCAATGGGCACAGCTGTGCCACTCTGCAAAGACTGGAACCATGGCAG CTTATGTATTATTTGGAAAAAGTCAACTTCACCACATCATTTGGTGATCAAGTATCCTTTGACGAGAATGGTGATGCCTTACCAATATATGATATTATGAACTGGCTGTGGCTCCCTGATGGAAGAACTCAAGTTCGGAACGTGGGTGAGGTTAAAAAGTCGGTGTCCACAGGTGAAGAGCTCATAATTGATGAAGACAAAATCTTCTGGAACATTGAACTGAAAGAG CCACCCAGGTCAGTTTGTAGTGAGAGCTGTACCCCAGGTACCCGTGTGGCCAGGAAAAAAGGACAACCTGCATGTTGTTTCGACTGCATTCCGTGTTCAGAGGGAAAGATCAGCAATCAAACAG attccATGGAGTGCACCAGTTGTCCAGAGGACTTCTGGTCCAGTCCTCAGCATGACCACTGTGTTCCTAAGAAAACAGAGTTTCTCTCCTACCATGAGCCTCTTGGTATCTGTTTGACAACCGCCTCGTTACTGGGCACATGTATCTGTGCTGTTGTATTGGGGATCTTCACCTATCATCGTAGTACACCCATGGTACGCGCCAACAATTCAGAACTGAGTTTCCTGCTGTTGGTTTCACTGAAACTATGTTTCTTGTGTTCATTGCTGTTTATTGGCCGCCCCAGATTGTGGACATGCCAgctgagacatgcagcatttgggataagctttgtgctttgtgtttcatGTATCCTGGTGAAAACCATGGTAGTTCTGGCTGTGTTCAAGGCCTCCAaaccaggaggtggagccagtcTGAAATGGTTTGGTGctatgcagcagagaggaacagTCATGGTTCTCACTTCTGTTCAGGCAGCAATCTGCACAGCTTGGCTTGTGTCTGCCTCACCAACTCCTCATAAAAACACTCACTATCACAATGACAAAATAGTTTATGAATGTGTAGTTGGGTCCACAATTGGTTTTGGAGTTTTACTTGGCTATATTGGTTTACTGGCCATCCTCAGTTTCCTGTTAGCATTTCTGGCAAGAAATCTCCCAGACAATTTCAATGAGGCCAAGCTCATTactttcagcatgctgatcttctgtgctgtgtgggtggcctTTGTGCCTGCTTATGTCAACTCTCCAGGTAAATATGCAGATGCAGTAGAAGTGTTTGCCatcctggcctccagttttggccTCTTGGTAGCACTGTTTGGacccaaatgttacataatcctgctgagaccagagaggaacacaaagaaagccaTCATGGGACGAGGAACCTCCAAGTCATAG